One window of the Sander lucioperca isolate FBNREF2018 chromosome 5, SLUC_FBN_1.2, whole genome shotgun sequence genome contains the following:
- the LOC116053129 gene encoding E3 ubiquitin-protein ligase TRIM39-like, whose product MASANISRSEDQFLCSICLDVFNEPVSTPCGHNYCKGCISGYWASSDFSQCPLCNETFQRAPELQVNTDFRDMLELFKRSRVSRDDSGSPAGPGEVPCDLCHGMKRKAVKSCLNCLVSYCNAHLEPHRTVQAFKRHELISPVETLEDRLCKKHNKAMEFFCREDQSCVCFVCLREDHVTHKAVSLEEEFKERKTTLKCAKRQVKHAVNEKCNMVTRIQNSMVQGRQEVDRTKAETDKAVAALVASIETKKVKLMKLLEEKQKAAEQQAQALIKRLQLEIASHNRTSTELEELSRTEDDFKLLQDLPSVSSPSNATLKTSFTVQSLLQIETVKSAVAKIEETLNQQMENIINEVNLATEERMQTQTENVFDDELGKIQEQYAIEVTLDPDTAHPSLIVSEDRKQVSDGGAKRNLPDNPTRFDSLHFVRGSEGFSSGKFYYEVTLKGQTGWEVGVVRESISHKGVDLSLSPENGCWTLGLYWGQLQANANPAVMLPSIKELQKIGVFVDYEGALVSFYDVDTRALVYSFTGCVFAASVTLLRSFIPFRSKTRIYPLFRPSAMEGSALLQISPVKCAKGK is encoded by the coding sequence ATGGCCTCAGCAAACATTTCCCGATCCGAAGACCAGTTTTTGTGCTCAATCTGTCTGGATGTTTTCAACGAACCCGTCTCCACTCCCTGCGGACACAACTACTGCAAGGGCTGCATCTCAGGCTACTGGGCCTCCAGTGACTTCAGCCAGTGTCCGCTGTGCAACGAGACCTTCCAAAGAGCCCCCGAGTTGCAAGTCAACACTGATTTCAGAGACATGTTGGAGCTTTTCAAGAGGTCGAGAGTTTCCCGTGACGACAGCGGTTCCCCAGCCGGGCCTGGGGAGGTGCCCTGCGACCTGTGCCATGGCATGAAGCGTAAGGCTGTGAAATCCTGCCTGAATTGTTTGGTCTCTTACTGCAATGCTCACCTGGAGCCACATCGCACGGTTCAGGCCTTTAAAAGGCACGAGCTGATCAGCCCCGTGGAGACCCTCGAGGACAGGTTGTGCAAGAAACACAACAAGGCGATGGAGTTTTTCTGCAGGGAAGACCAGAGCTGTGTTTGCTTTGTGTGCTTGAGGGAAGACCATGTAACGCACAAAGCCGTCTCTTTAGAGGAAGAGTTTAAGGAGCGGAAAACTACGCTCAAGTGTGCGAAAAGGCAAGTCAAGCACGCCGTAAACGAGAAATGCAACATGGTTACGAGGATTCAGAACTCGATGGTGCAAGGCCGTCAGGAAGTGGACAGAACGAAGGCAGAAACTGATAAGGCCGTCGCCGCTTTGGTGGCTTCGATTGAGACCAAAAAGGTGAAATTGATGAAGCTGTTGGAGGAGAAGCAGAAAGCAGCCGAGCAGCAGGCTCAAGCACTCATCAAACGACTGCAGCTGGAGATCGCGTCGCACAATCGGACGTCTACGGAGCTCGAAGAGCTCTCGAGGACAGAAGACGACTTTAAACTCCTCCAGGACCTCCCATCCGTCTCCTCCCCTTCAAACGCAACACTCAAAACTAGCTTCACGGTCCAAAGTCTCCTGCAGATAGAGACGGTGAAGAGTGCGGTGGCCAAGATAGAGGAGACGCTCAACCAACAGATGGAGAACATTATCAACGAAGTCAATCTGGCGACGGAGGAACGGATGCAAACCCAAACGGAGAATGTGTTTGACGATGAGCTCGGGAAAATCCAGGAGCAGTATGCAATAGAAGTGACTCTGGACCCGGACACAGCACACCCCTCCCTTATCGTCTCAGAGGACAGGAAACAAGTGAGCGATGGAGGCGCAAAGAGGAACCTCCCCGACAACCCCACGAGGTTTGACTCCCTCCATTTCGTCCGTGGAAGTGAGGGGTTTTCCTCCGGCAAGTTCTACTACGAAGTAACGCTCAAAGGACAAACGGGATGGGAAGTCGGAGTGGTAAGAGAGTCCATCAGTCATAAGGGCGTTGATTTGTCCCTCAGTCCTGAGAACGGATGCTGGACATTGGGGTTGTATTGGGGCCAACTCCAGGCTAACGCAAATCCCGCTGTCATGCTGCCCTCGATTAAAGAGCTCCAGAAGATTGGCGTGTTTGTGGATTACGAAGGAGCGTTGGTTTCTTTCTATGACGTAGATACTAGGGCTCTGGTCTACTCCTTTACAGGATGTGTCTTCGCTGCAAGTGTAACACTTCTGAGGAGTTTTATACCGTTCAGGTCAAAGACCAGGATCTACCCGCTGTTCAGACCCAGCGCTATGGAGGGGAGCGCTCTCCTGCAGATCTCGCCTGTCAAATGTGCAAAAGGAAAGTAG